The Metallosphaera hakonensis JCM 8857 = DSM 7519 genome includes the window GCTTAAGTTTTCTTAGAATCCTTTTGGCCTCGGACATTCCTACTCCTTGGCCTGTGCTTCCTATCACTTTCATTAGGTATTCGTCCTCTCGTTCCTCCTCTATCTCCTTCTGGGTAATAATGCCCACGTGAGGATCCATGATGAACCTATCTGAAGACCGAGTATCATTCAATTCCTTCTCTAGTTGCTCTACACTGGTTAAGGCTCCAGGACCTAGAGCCAACTTTACTTGGGGATTAACAAATGCAGATGGAAGAATCCTGATTTTCCATGTTTTCTCATTATATTTAACCGTGTGACCTGCATTTATGGATCCTGTCCTCACAACAAGGCTATATCCACCCTTAAGACCCAAGTAAGAAGCTATTTTTCCTTTTCCTTCGTCTCCATAAAAACCTCCCACTAAAATATCGAGCATCAAGCACCGTTTTGAGTTATATTTCGCCATGCTATAAATGTCTTAAGCACCTTTTTCTATAATTATAATTATAATATTTGCCGTTGATCCTCTAGCAAGAGAAATCGTTTTTATGCTAAAAAATTATAATGAAAAAATATATTTACGAAGTTATTATGTCAAGTTCCTTCCTCATCATTGCCTCTTTTATCTCAATTGCTATCCTTCTTCCAAGACTGATTGGCTTTCCGAAGTACAGTTTGGAGTACTGGCTTCCGATTCCCATGTAGGCATTAGTACCACCTCCTATTCTAGGAGCTACATCAAATACTACTATATCCAAGTCCGGAGTTACAGCTAACTGAAGAGTGAAGGGGCCAATTATACCACCTTTTTCCAGCGATTTGGTAGTCTCAACGAAGGAGTAACCTGCGTCAAATAGTTTCTCTAGCATGCTCTCCCTTATGGTAGCGGGTTCGTGTCCAACCTCTATTAACCTGGGGTATCTTCCTAGTTTTATTTGGATTTCAGATGGAAGCCTGTAGAAAGAATCCCAGTCGCTTTGAATTCTCCTATCAACGCTAATAATTTCAACTCTGTTAAAAACTGGAGAATAGAAATAATTAACATTAAAGTAGGCGCCGAAAATAAACTCCTCTATTACCATTTGTCCTATTCCTTCATCGTTTATTATGCCGTCTCTCCTGAGCTTCTCCAGCTTAGTCTCAAAGTCCCCCCTGTCTGAAGCAAAAAAGAAACCTCTCTCTACTTTCCTCTTGGCCTCGGGAATTTTCACTATGACCGGCCCATCTACATCTTCTGGACTTAGAGTTCTAGGCCTTCTTATCTTAGCTTGATCTAAGATTTTGTAGTAATTCTTATTACCCGTCCTTTCCTCCCACCTCAACATCATTCTGTTACCGAAGAACTTCACTTTCATCATTTCTATGGCATCATAACCTAGATATACTGCCATACTTCTATTCGGAACAATCAATGCCTCCTGCTCCATTAAGACTCTCTGAATCTCCTCATTAGAGATTTCCTTAAAATCGTTCAGAAGTAGACATGAATCGACTACTCTTTTAAATTCTTGATATGGCCTTTCTCTTCCCTTTTTACATAGGGCTATGG containing:
- a CDS encoding formate--phosphoribosylaminoimidazolecarboxamide ligase family protein, giving the protein MIKIASVASHSALDIFDGAKDEGFSTIALCKKGRERPYQEFKRVVDSCLLLNDFKEISNEEIQRVLMEQEALIVPNRSMAVYLGYDAIEMMKVKFFGNRMMLRWEERTGNKNYYKILDQAKIRRPRTLSPEDVDGPVIVKIPEAKRKVERGFFFASDRGDFETKLEKLRRDGIINDEGIGQMVIEEFIFGAYFNVNYFYSPVFNRVEIISVDRRIQSDWDSFYRLPSEIQIKLGRYPRLIEVGHEPATIRESMLEKLFDAGYSFVETTKSLEKGGIIGPFTLQLAVTPDLDIVVFDVAPRIGGGTNAYMGIGSQYSKLYFGKPISLGRRIAIEIKEAMMRKELDIITS